From Aliamphritea hakodatensis:
CCGCACATTTTATTGATAGTGGTCGCTCCGGCAGCATCAGCAATGCCTGCAGCCCTTGCTGCCTGCCGTGCCGGTGCCTGGCCTAAACCCGCCGGCAACACACAGCCCATAATGACTTCATCAACCTGATCACCGGCCACACCGGCCCGTGCCATTGCCGCGGCAATGGCGGTTGCGCACAGTTGCGGCGCCGGTACTTCACTGAGTGAGCCCATCATGCCGCCCATCGGGGTACGGGCTGCGCCAACAATTACAATTGCGTCATTTTCAACGGTCATACTTAATCCTTTTGTCACCCGGTGACTAGAAATTCTTCTTCACCATCTTCTGGAATTCCCCAACGATACCGCTGCGGAATGCCAGTACACATACAATAAAGATAGCGCCCATAATGATACTGATATAGTTACCCAGCTCCCCGCCGGACAAATAATTCTGAATGGTCACCACCACACCGGCACCGACCACCGGACCAAAGATCGTGCCCATGCCGCCCAGCAGAGTCATCAGTACCACCTCACCGGACATATGCCAGTGCACGTCGGTCAGGGATGCCAACTGGAACACCAGCGTCTTGGTCGACCCTGCCAGCCCGGCCAGCGCCGAGGAAATGATGAACGCCACCCACTTATAGTCATTGACGTTGTACCCCAGCGAAACAGCCCTTGGCTCATTTTCACGGATGGCCTTTAATATCTGACCAAAAGGCGAATGAATGGTGCGGTGAATCAGCCAGAAACCGAACAGGAAGATCGCCAGTACAAAGTAATACATCACCATGTTATCCGACAGATCAATCAGGCCAAACAGCTTACCCCGCGGGACCCCCTGCAAACCGTCTTCACCGCCTGTAAACGGC
This genomic window contains:
- a CDS encoding branched-chain amino acid ABC transporter permease → MKVNKLYLSLFGLSLVAPLILYPVFLMKVLCFALFACAFNLLLGFVGLLSFGHAIFLGTGGYITGSLMLNTGITPELGILAGTLAAGVLGAVYGKLAVKREGIYFAMVTLALAQLAFFFYLQAPFTGGEDGLQGVPRGKLFGLIDLSDNMVMYYFVLAIFLFGFWLIHRTIHSPFGQILKAIRENEPRAVSLGYNVNDYKWVAFIISSALAGLAGSTKTLVFQLASLTDVHWHMSGEVVLMTLLGGMGTIFGPVVGAGVVVTIQNYLSGGELGNYISIIMGAIFIVCVLAFRSGIVGEFQKMVKKNF